A region from the Lolium perenne isolate Kyuss_39 chromosome 4, Kyuss_2.0, whole genome shotgun sequence genome encodes:
- the LOC127293488 gene encoding uncharacterized protein, whose product MATKNSSSSTNGTAGSSHDALPSLLAAARPFLRGDLAAVDPELPSLVSVLVSAGAGECYHKHGTFLDHLVDVYRILHLWGAPDSVSRCGLYHSSYSNSYVNLAIFEPDVSRARVRAIIGDAAERLVHLFCVVPRHALMHDDLHLRYTDAELRDHLAKAEASLVKAANGEYARSEAWRVKLRSVVPEEGVVAPHIRTGEPVALSRRVLAVFVLMTVADFSDQYTDYQDKLFGNEDGRLEFTGDNWAALWPGTGKPGLWMCVMSRLAAIYRLIATDERIRRMENDAIDHNVDEDAGLELSIPPVFDRCRKVLDPDEQIAARDLYWEAICSDVKGVDGDWTKIESLLRQSIEKNPFVGEPWLVLAQVLLNGGGRWEEAVAAAEEGLRLVLEWGSSWDKRMSWEGWVSWGRVMRDKAMDKEWPRSAWGIINLGLVKQLQQK is encoded by the coding sequence ATGGCGACCaagaacagcagcagcagcaccaacGGCACAGCAGGCTCATCGCACGACGCGCTTCCGTCCCTCCTCGCCGCCGCGCGGCCGTTTCTCCGCGgcgacctcgccgccgtcgacccGGAGCTCCCCTCGCTGGTGTCCGTCCTCGTCTCTGCTGGTGCCGGCGAGTGCTACCACAAGCACGGCACCTTCCTGGACCACCTCGTGGACGTCTACCGCATCCTCCACCTGTGGGGCGCGCCGGACTCCGTGTCACGCTGCGGCCTCTACCACTCTTCCTACTCCAACTCTTACGTCAACCTCGCCATCTTCGAGCCCGACGTGAGCCGCGCACGCGTCCGCGCCATCATCGGCGACGCCGCCGAGCGCCTCGTGCACCTCTTCTGCGTCGTCCCGCGCCACGCTCTCATGCACGATGACCTACACCTCCGTTACACCGACGCAGAGCTCAGGGACCACCTCGCCAAAGCCGAGGCCTCCCTCGTCAAGGCTGCCAACGGCGAGTACGCGAGGTCGGAGGCGTGGCGGGTGAAGCTGCGGTCGGTGGTGCCGGAGGAGGGCGTGGTCGCGCCGCACATCCGGACGGGGGAGCCAGTGGCGCTGTCTCGGAGGGTACTGGCGGTGTTCGTGCTGATGACAGTCGCCGACTTCAGCGACCAGTACACAGATTACCAGGACAAGCTGTTCGGCAACGAGGACGGACGCCTGGAGTTCACCGGCGACAACTGGGCCGCACTCTGGCCAGGCACCGGCAAGCCGGGGCTGTGGATGTGCGTCATGTCCAGGCTGGCCGCCATCTACCGCCTCATCGCCACCGACGAGCGCATCCGCCGCATGGAAAATGACGCCATCGACCACAACGTGGATGAGGACGCGGGGCTGGAGCTCTCCATTCCGCCGGTGTTCGACCGGTGCAGGAAGGTGCTGGACCCCGACGAGCAGATCGCGGCAAGGGACCTGTACTGGGAGGCGATATGCAGCGACGTGAAAGGCGTCGACGGTGACTGGACGAAAATAGAGTCGCTGCTGCGGCAGAGCATCGAGAAGAATCCGTTCGTGGGGGAGCCGTGGCTGGTGCTGGCACAGGTGCTGCTGAACGGTGGCGGGAGGTGGGAAGAGGCGGTCGCAGCGGCGGAGGAGGGGCTGAGGCTGGTGCTGGAGTGGGGAAGCAGCTGGGACAAGAGGATGTCGTGGGAAGGGTGGGTGTCGTGGGGGAGGGTGATGAGGGACAAGGCCATGGACAAGGAGTGGCCGCGCTCCGCGTGGGGCATCATCAACCTCGGACTCGTCAAGCAGCTCCAACAGAAGTGA
- the LOC139839051 gene encoding uncharacterized protein — MRALIYNLRGFGGQGRRTQLRDYMQRDRVDILGLQETVRQDFTDSELRSLECGGQFCWNWLPATGQSGGMLLGFRDACFEVGTWRKGRFFISANLFHRSQRVKWTCILVYGPADHSRTREFLEELSAEVGNCRFPLIVGGDFNLIRGPRDKSNANINWPRVRQFNDTIASLSLRELNRTGARFTWTNKQLSPIRSVLDRVFVSPSWETLFPLCSLTAVTRVGSDHCPLLLDDGEQGIHRPARFFFQSWWLRVAGFEQMVKDKLTFCIQEKGPHRCSIDLWQCIARCLRQHLRGWGGNLGKLRREARDNLLSQIKELDELADSSGLDEEGWALRYFLEDQIVQLDGAEEDYWRQRSRLQWTLKGDSCTAFFHAFANGRRRKCLIPRLLTDNGEISDQQEMMGHVYHFY; from the coding sequence ATGAGAGCTTTGATCTACAACCTACGGGGCTTTGGGGGACAAGGGCGTCGTACCCAGCTCCGCGACTACATGCAGCGTGACAGGGTGGACATTCTAGGCCTTCAGGAGACGGTCCGACAAGACTTCACGGACTCGGAGCTTCGGAGCCTAGAGTGCGGCGGCCAGTTCTGCTGGAACTGGTTGCCGGCCACAGGACAATCCGGGGGGATGCTCCTGGGGTTCCGTGATGCCTGCTTTGAGGTAGGGACCTGGCGGAAGGGGAGGTTCTTCATCAGCGCCAACCTTTTCCATCGCAGCCAAAGGGTCAAATGGACCTGTATTCTGGTCTATGGCCCGGCTGACCACTCCAGGACTAGGGAGTTCCTGGAGGAACTGTCTGCCGAGGTTGGTAACTGCAGGTTTCCCCTCATTGTGGGGGGCGACTTCAATCTCATTCGCGGACCCAGGGACAAGAGCAATGCCAATATCAATTGGCCAAGGGTGCGCCAATTTAACGACACTATTGCTTCCCTCTCCCTTAGAGAGCTCAATCGAACCGGGGCTAGGTTCACTTGGACCAATAAGCAGCTATCCCCTATccgctcggtccttgatagggtcttcgtctctccttcctgGGAGACGCTTTTCCCTCTGTGCTCTCTTACGGCGGTCACCCGTGTGGGCTCTGACCACTGTCCTCTTCTCTTGGATGACGGCGAACAGGGGATTCACCGGCCGGCGAGGTTTTTCTTCCAATCCTGGTGGCTAAGGGTAGCTGGCTTCGAGCAGATGGTCAAGGATAAGTTGACCTTCTGCATCCAGGAGAAGGGGCCTCACCGGTGCAGCATTGACCTCTGGCAATGCATCGCGAGGTGCCTTCGCCAACATCTTCGTGGGTGGGGGGGCAATCTTGGCAAACTACGGAGGGAGGCTCGGGATAACCTCCTCTCCCAGATTAAGGAGCTTGACGAGCTTGCCGACTCGTCTGGACTTGATGAGGAGGGTTGGGCCCTCCGATACTTCCTAGAGGACCAGATCGTGCAGCTGGATGGCGCGGAAGAGGATTACTGGCGACAACGCAGCAGGCTTCAATGGACCCTTAAAGGGGACTCCTGTACCGCCTTCTTCCATGCTTTTGCCAATGGGAGGCGTAGGAAGTGTCTTATTCCTCGCCTACTGACGGACAATGGGGAAATTTCTGACCAGCAGGAGATGATGGGGCACGTATATCATTTTTACTAA